tttcattttcctacAGGATCTGAGAATGTCCTTCAGGCGTGTATTGATAACAACATAGAGTACCTCATCTATACCAGCACTGTGGATGTTGTTATTGGTCAGGAGCCAATAGAGAGTGGCACTGAGACAACTTTAGGCATCCCTCCACATCACCACTTTGGCTTGTATGCAACCACCAAATATGAAGCAGAGAAACTAGTGTTGAAGGCAAATAACTTGATCTTGCAGAATGGCAAACGACTCCAAACCTGTGCTCTGAGACCAACACCTGTATATGGTGAGGCAGATTCCTATAATAGTGGGGTGCTTCAGCAGTGTAGCAAGTATGGCACCATGGTGCGGATGGGCAACAAAGTTTCCCGCTATCAATGTACCTATGCAGGCAATGTAGCTTGGGCTCACATCCTGGCTATAAAGGAGCTAATGAGGCCATCTACTGAGGAGCTAGTATCAGGTCAAGCTTTCTTTGTCACTGATGATACTCCCATTGGTAAGATCAGTGACTTTTTCACACCATTTGTTATAGGTGTTGGAGCCAAGATGTCCACCTTCACCATGCCATACTGGTTTCTCTACATTCTGGCAACTCTGGTTGAAATTGTGGCATGGTTGTTACAACCTTTCTTGAGACTGAAGCTCTTTTTCACTACAACTACAGTATCCTATGTTCATGGAGTTTACTACTTTAGCTATGAAGGAGCCCATAGATGCTTAGGCTATGAACCGCTCTACACATATGATGAAGCAGTGGAAAGAAGCTTGGCATTTTACAGGAGAGAATGTGGTATATTATGACCTCGGGCCATTGAGGTTCACAAAATGATTTGAATGTATCTGCGAATAGAGGGCCTTAAAGTTTCTTGTATTCCTCCTTGTATTTCAGTAATTTCTTTCATAATACACATTGCTTTGTGATGAATATCAGGGTATCTAATCACACTTGTTTCACTTTATAACAGTTGTAACTTCTTGAAAAATGCA
Above is a window of Diadema setosum chromosome 4, eeDiaSeto1, whole genome shotgun sequence DNA encoding:
- the LOC140227404 gene encoding 3 beta-hydroxysteroid dehydrogenase type 7-like, with amino-acid sequence MMQSPEGEVVVVTGGSGFLGQHIVKQILEQGEFLVREVRTFDLKPFHWCPELQVVKPGATLSHVQGDLLALDEVRKVCRDATVVIHTAGYIDVSPIPDAELLRASNIQGSENVLQACIDNNIEYLIYTSTVDVVIGQEPIESGTETTLGIPPHHHFGLYATTKYEAEKLVLKANNLILQNGKRLQTCALRPTPVYGEADSYNSGVLQQCSKYGTMVRMGNKVSRYQCTYAGNVAWAHILAIKELMRPSTEELVSGQAFFVTDDTPIGKISDFFTPFVIGVGAKMSTFTMPYWFLYILATLVEIVAWLLQPFLRLKLFFTTTTVSYVHGVYYFSYEGAHRCLGYEPLYTYDEAVERSLAFYRRECGIL